GACCTGGGGATACCCGTCCTTCACCAACGAAACCGACGCGCGCAAGGATCCGAACCCGCAGCGGCCATACGTCGAATTGTGGGCGGGCGTGTCAGACCAGTTTTTCCATAGCGCCAGCCTTCCTGCGCTGGGGGAAGTGTCGATTCCGGAGACTTATAGTCCGACCGTCGGCATGAGCAACGTGACGCACGCGAACGAGAACATGCTGGTCAATCTCTCGGCCGAGGCATCGGGCGTGGACCTGCAGTTCTTCAGTATCGAACCGGCGACGCCGTTGCGCGTGACGTTGAGGCGTGGCGACGCGATATTGTTCGACGCTGGCGTGAAAGCCGACCCCAAGAGTGGAAATCATCTTTCCGCGGCGCTTGCCGCCGGTGGCAGCGCCGAACAGGTCAAGCTGACGATCAGCACCGCGGAAGGCAAGGAGCTGATCGCGGCCGAGGCACGAATAAGATAGGCACTGGCGAATCCGTCCGGGTCGCGCACGCCAGCGTTCTCGGGCGCGGCCTGTGGTCAGCGATTTCAGGTCCGCTTCGTCCAATTCTGGTACATGGCGAGCAGTGAAACGATATCCTGGCCGCGAAATCCCTCAGCCAGTGCCAGCGCGTAGAGCTCGCGGGTGGCGGATGCGGACGGGGTCGGCATCTGCATCGCCCGTCCGAGCTCGATACCTAGCGCCAGGTCCTTCTCGCCGAGCTCCATCTTGAATCCCGGCGAGAAGTCGCCCTTGAGCGCGTTGGGGAAGCGCTTGGTGAAATGGTGCGAGCGTCCGCCGCTGACCGACAACACGTCGTACAGCTTCTGCGGCTCGACGCCGGCCGCGACGCCGAGCGCGAAAGCTTCCGCCGCGACGAGCACATTGCCCATTGACATCATGTTGTTGACGATCTTGACGACCTTCGCCGTTCCAACGCCGCCGGTGTATTTCCAGTCGGTGCCAAGCAGCCTCAGAATGGGCTCGGCACGCGCCACGTCGGCCGCTTCGCCGCCGGCAATCAGAATCAGTTTGCCTGAGCGCGCCTCGTTCGGGCTGCCGCTGACCGGACAATCGACGACCGCAATCCCGCGTGACGCAGCCGCCTCGGCGACCTGCCGCATCGTTTGCGGATCGATGGTGCTGAGCTCGATGCACAATGTGCCCCTCGCGGCGTGGGCCACGATGCCGTCGGCTCCAAGCCACGCGCTCGTCACCGCCTTCGGATCCGGCAGGCTGGTCAGCACGAGCTCGCGGCCGGCGAGCGCCTCCGCAATGCTCGGCGCCATCTGAAAGCCGTCGCTGGAAAGACGGGCGCGCTGATCGGGATCAAGATCATATCCGGCGACATCGAGGCCGGATTCGCGCAGACGTCCGGCCATGCCTGATCCCATCTGGCCCATTCCGATCACCGCGACTTTCTCAGGCATCTGATCCTCCCTTCACTCGATGGCTGCGCCACCCGCGCACAACGAGATGAGGCGCCGCGGAGCTGTCCCGGCGGACCACGCATCCGAATTTCGGCGTCATTACGTATCTACAACGACCGGCGGCTCCGCGCCATCCGCGGGCAGGGGGCGCGGCGCCTGCGTCGTCCCGGGGCGTATTCCGTCTCGCGGGGAGCGGACACGATGCGGCGTGGCGCTTGCCGGCCATGCAAACGGCTCATTTGCGCCAGCTGCGTGGTCTGATGAGGGCGCGGCCGGATCGCTCAGCGAAGAACGACGGAGGGGCCAAATTGCGCGAACGCCAGAAGCACGATGACGATGAGAGCGGCGAGAGCGATGAGCTTGCGCATCTTGATCATCCCCTTGTTCGGACCACGGGCAACTCGCGGAGACTGCAGCCGGCCGGTCCGCGAGGTCCCTTGCACCGGTTACGCTTCGGCCGTCACGTTGATGACCGCCTCGGCAAAGGCTTGGGGCGCCTCCTGGGGCAGGTTGTGGCCGATGCCGCCCTTGATGGTCCGGTGCGCATATTTGCCCGAGAACATCTTGGCATAGGCGGCGGGCTCCGGATGCGGAGCGCCGTTGGCGTCGCCCTCCATGGTGATGGTGGGCACGCTGATGACGGGGGCCTGGGCGAGCCGCTTCTCGAACTCGTCATATCTCGCTTCACCCTCGGCAAGCCCGAGCCGCCAGCGATAGTTGTGGATCACGACCGCGACATGGTCCGGATTGTCGAAGGATTTCGCGCTGCGGTCGAAGGTCGCGTCGTCGAAATTCCACTTCGGCGAGGCGAGCTGCCAGATCAGCTTCGAGAAATCGTGACGGTACTTGTCGTAACCGGCGCGGCCGCGCTCGGTCGCGAAATAGAATTGGTACCACCATTGCAGCTCGGCCTTCGGCGGCAGCGGCATCCGGCCCGACTCCTGGCTGCCGATCAGGTAGCCGCTGACGGAGACCATGGCCTTGCAGCGCTCGGGCCAGAGCGCGGCGATGATGTTGGCCGTTCGTGCACCCCAGTCGAATCCGGCAAGCGTCGCCTTCTGGATCTTGAGCGCATCCATCAGCGCGATGGTATCGACGGCGATCGCCGAGGGCTGGCCGTTGCGCACCGTTGCATCGGAAAGAAACCGCGTGGTGCCGTAGCCGCGCAGATACGGCACGATCACCCTGTAGCCTGCCGACGCCAGCACTGGGGCGACGTCGGCAAAGCTGTAGATGTCGTAGGGCCAGCCGTGGAGCAGGATCGCGGGTTCGCCGCTGGCGGGGCCTGTCTCGACATAGCCCACGTTGAGGAGGCCGGCATCGATCTGCTTCGGCGAAGCGAACGCGGCGTTCGCCTCCGGCCTGACCGGTCGCGGGCTTGCGGATTTTGTCTTGCCCGGCCGCGCCTCGGCGGACCGATTGAAGGTGAGCTGGGATGCGGCAAAGGCAGCCGCGGCGGTGCCGAGCAAGCGGCGGCGCTGGTGATTGAACTCGTCTGACATCCTTCTCTCCGGTTGGCTCGTTGACAGCCGCATGATGCGACCGTCGCGTGGACTCTCGATGTTGGTTCTGCCGTACTCTGCACCTTGGCGGAGCCCATGGCTCGTTAAGTGTTGTTAGACGTTGCGAGCGAGAACCTTGGCATAACCGGACGGGCGCCCGGGATTTGCCTCGCTACTCGAATGAGGCGTCGAAGATCTCGACGTCGAGGAGGACCGGCCTGGGCGTAACCGTTCCGTCGGGCTGCAGGGGCAGTGATCGCCGCAGCGTGGGAAGCACGATGCCGGAGAATGCCTGATGCGCCCATGAAAAGTGTGCGACCCTGGTACCGAGGAGATCATGGTCTGTCCGCCGCTGCAGACCCTTGTCGTCGAAGTAGAAAATCTGTTCCGCAGAGTGGGTGACGACGGTTGGCGGAAATATGGCCTTGAGGCGTCGCCACGCATGGCCGTGCTCCTGTACCGGCGGCAGTTCACCCGTCCTGACGTCGGGGTGGGTGAGAAGGAATGGCGTCGTCAGGTAGTTCCAGAGCGAAAAGCCGCAAAAGAAGATCAGATATGGCTCATCCCACGGAGCGTCCGCGGCGTGGTCGCGGAACGACAGCTGTGGGCTGCGCCAGGTGCGCAGCACCTGGCCGTCCGCGCCTTCGATCATGACGCAGTCCGGCTGGTAGAGGCCGCAGGTATCGGGGCCATTGAATCCTGTGAACCGCACGAGCTGCGTCTGGGTGGCTCCTTCCGCCACGATGTCCTTGAAGCGGCCGGTTCGGCCCGCGCGGGACAACAATGTGCCGTCGATTGAAAGCTGGAGCGTGAATCGCTTCAAACTGTTCCAGCGCGTCATGCTGCCGCTGGCTTCGATCACCTCGTCGAGCAGTGTCATACGTCGCATATTCCGTCAGGTGCCGGACCCCTCTGGTCCTTCTCACCATGACGGCGCCGATGCGATTTGGCGCGTTAGAAGTTGTTAGGAGTTGCAAGCGCGTTGCGCGATTCTATCTTATTGACGTGGCGCGCGATTTTCTGCCTCAAGCAGGGTCCTTGCAGCAATCAGGTCGAGGCTGGCGAGGCCTTCGGTGTATCGGGCATGAAGCGGGGCGATCAAGGCGCACGCCTCGGCGCCGCGGCCGCTCTGCCGCCAAAGCCGTCCGAGCGTGAGTGCCGCGCGCAATTCCCACCCGAGCGCAGATTGCTTGCGGGCAATCTCGATCGCCCGCAGCAGCCAGCTTTCGGCCTCGGCGGTGCGACCGCACAAGCCCAGGATATGACCCTTGACCCGGAGCATTTCGGGCAGATCGAAGGACTCCCCGCTATCGCCGATCTGGGCCATGGCGCCGTCGATCGTATGCAGCGCCTCGTCGAACTGGTTCAGCGACGTCAGGCCTTCGGCCAGCGCAGTTGCAAACACCGTCGTCATGATCCGGTGGCGCGTCTCGTACAGTGTCGCCTGACTGCGGCGCAGATGCTCGATTCCGGCGCGGACTTCGCCGCGGCGGACCAGAAGTTCTCCCTTCTGACCGATGCCGACCGCGTGGTACGGCCCGAGAAAATGCTTCGCCGCGTGATCGATCAATCGTTCGATCAGGTTTTCGGCGTTGGTCCAGTCCCCGGTCCAGAGAAACACGTAGATCGTCCAGATCAGGGAAATGCCGAGCGTCAGCGGCTGCTCGAGGCGCTCCGCTTCGCCGATCGTATATCGCGCGGCCTCCACGGCTCGATCGGGGTGCCCGGTCAGCCACAGGCTCCGCGCGAATGCCACCAGCGCAATGAGGCGGTCGTCATATCCCAGCCGAAGAATGTTGAGGCGCTGCGAGCTCGGATTATGGGTCATCGCGCTCTCGCAGAGCTCGACGGCCTTGTCCTGGTTGCCGATCAGGTGGTGGGCGACGCCGAGCATCCATTCGACGTTCAGCGTGCTGGCAGGATCATCCAATGCCCTGGCAACAGCCTCACCCTGCTCGCCCATGTGCAGCGCGCCGCGGAAGTCGCCGATCCGGGTCAGGTAGATATGAAGCCCCCGCAACAGCCACAATTGCCAATGCAGATCGTCAAGCGACCTGGCAAGGGCGAGGCTGCGCGTGAAGGCCGACCGGACCGCCTCGGCATTGCCTTGCGTAAACATCACGGACACGCCGAGCGCGGCTTGCAGCTCCATCTCCCGGCGAGGGCCGGTCGATCCCCCCTCGAGCGAGGCAAGCGCCTGCCTGGTCCAGCGATTGCATTCGGTCAACAGCGAAAGCTCGAGAAAGAATTGAGCGGCTGCCGCGGCGAGATCCACCGCGATGCGGCGATCTCCGTGTTCGGAAAAGCTCCAGTCGAGCGCGGCGCGCACATTGGCGAGATGTTCGGCGTGAGGAAGGAAGCTTTCTCCTGTCGGAACGCGCGTGGAGTCGGCGGGAATGTCGGCGAGCAGGTCGATGAAGTGTTCTGCATGGACGCGGTGGACGCGATCCGCCTCGCCGCTTGTCGCGAGCTTCTCGGCCGCAAAGGCGCGCGTCGTATCGAGCAGGCGATACCGCAGCGGTCGCACCGAATAGGGCGTCGCGATCAGTGACTTCACCACCAGGCCCGCGATCGCTTCGATGACCTCCGGCTCGCCGAGGCCTTCGCCGGTTGCAACCGCAAGCGCTGCGTCGAGCGTAAACGGGCCGACAAATACCGACAAGCGGCGCAACGTGGCGCTCTCGGCTGCCGGCAGCAGGTCGTAGCTCCAGCCGAGCGCGGCGCTCAGGGTCTGATGTCTGGGTATCGCCGTGCGTCTGCCTTGCCACAACAGCGAAAAGCGGCTGTTGAGCAGCGATGCGATGCCTGCAATGCCATAGGCATTGACCCTGCCGGCGGCGAGCTCGATCGCCAGCGCGATGCCGTCCAGCTTGGTGCAGATCTCCGCAACCAGCGGCGCCTCGTCGTCGCTGAGCTTGAACTCGCCGAGGCTCGCGGTGACGCGATCGACGAAAAGCTGCACCGCGG
This genomic interval from Bradyrhizobium sp. NP1 contains the following:
- a CDS encoding alpha/beta hydrolase; amino-acid sequence: MSDEFNHQRRRLLGTAAAAFAASQLTFNRSAEARPGKTKSASPRPVRPEANAAFASPKQIDAGLLNVGYVETGPASGEPAILLHGWPYDIYSFADVAPVLASAGYRVIVPYLRGYGTTRFLSDATVRNGQPSAIAVDTIALMDALKIQKATLAGFDWGARTANIIAALWPERCKAMVSVSGYLIGSQESGRMPLPPKAELQWWYQFYFATERGRAGYDKYRHDFSKLIWQLASPKWNFDDATFDRSAKSFDNPDHVAVVIHNYRWRLGLAEGEARYDEFEKRLAQAPVISVPTITMEGDANGAPHPEPAAYAKMFSGKYAHRTIKGGIGHNLPQEAPQAFAEAVINVTAEA
- a CDS encoding NAD(P)-dependent oxidoreductase — encoded protein: MPEKVAVIGMGQMGSGMAGRLRESGLDVAGYDLDPDQRARLSSDGFQMAPSIAEALAGRELVLTSLPDPKAVTSAWLGADGIVAHAARGTLCIELSTIDPQTMRQVAEAAASRGIAVVDCPVSGSPNEARSGKLILIAGGEAADVARAEPILRLLGTDWKYTGGVGTAKVVKIVNNMMSMGNVLVAAEAFALGVAAGVEPQKLYDVLSVSGGRSHHFTKRFPNALKGDFSPGFKMELGEKDLALGIELGRAMQMPTPSASATRELYALALAEGFRGQDIVSLLAMYQNWTKRT
- a CDS encoding winged helix-turn-helix domain-containing protein, which translates into the protein MPRENTEDAAISFGPFKLLPKARLLEKDGAPVHIGGRALDILIFLAERAGEIVNKRELVERVWAGVNVDEGSLRFHVTALRKALRNGESDARYVVNVPGRGYCFAAPIAATAVSRTAPSVNGHTTGHSLPAQLSKMIGRTESIDRISAELQLHRLVAIVGPGGIGKTSVAVAVAHRQLAAFGGQVFFIDFSALRDIQLVPSAIASGLGLTVSSDNPMPGLITFLRNKRMLLIFDSCEHVLDTLAPLTESIVREAGELHILATSRESFRIESEQVYRLFPLDCPPRRDGLNAAEALTYPAVQLFVDRVTASLGEFKLSDDEAPLVAEICTKLDGIALAIELAAGRVNAYGIAGIASLLNSRFSLLWQGRRTAIPRHQTLSAALGWSYDLLPAAESATLRRLSVFVGPFTLDAALAVATGEGLGEPEVIEAIAGLVVKSLIATPYSVRPLRYRLLDTTRAFAAEKLATSGEADRVHRVHAEHFIDLLADIPADSTRVPTGESFLPHAEHLANVRAALDWSFSEHGDRRIAVDLAAAAAQFFLELSLLTECNRWTRQALASLEGGSTGPRREMELQAALGVSVMFTQGNAEAVRSAFTRSLALARSLDDLHWQLWLLRGLHIYLTRIGDFRGALHMGEQGEAVARALDDPASTLNVEWMLGVAHHLIGNQDKAVELCESAMTHNPSSQRLNILRLGYDDRLIALVAFARSLWLTGHPDRAVEAARYTIGEAERLEQPLTLGISLIWTIYVFLWTGDWTNAENLIERLIDHAAKHFLGPYHAVGIGQKGELLVRRGEVRAGIEHLRRSQATLYETRHRIMTTVFATALAEGLTSLNQFDEALHTIDGAMAQIGDSGESFDLPEMLRVKGHILGLCGRTAEAESWLLRAIEIARKQSALGWELRAALTLGRLWRQSGRGAEACALIAPLHARYTEGLASLDLIAARTLLEAENRAPRQ